In one Magallana gigas chromosome 7, xbMagGiga1.1, whole genome shotgun sequence genomic region, the following are encoded:
- the LOC105335769 gene encoding cytosolic endo-beta-N-acetylglucosaminidase, whose translation MECLPLKTFEELDSWSSGDLIDCRVNTVPLANRKGRPKGIPKTLVCHDMCGGYLTDRFVQGAEDPLPFCFYHWQYIDSFIYFSHHFVTIPPVTWINAAHKHGVKCYGTFITEWDEGKVRCHKVIESEESLKKAADKLVEITKYFQFDGWLINIENVVDGDKVENLRKFVEYLTSQIHQAIPGSEVIWYDSVLNTGQLKWQDELNDKNCMFFDACDGIFLNYNWNDGKLQNSLDLAKNKGRDMDVYVGIDVFGRGCLGGGGYNTLEALAAIRKFNMSAAIFAPGWVWETQGKESFIENENRFWRLLESYLPSTEIISLPLYTTFCQGFGKKYNLLGDVVHEGSWYNLSLQERQPICTNAQFPVVPEDQPSIMPCTEDPFSGGACLELSGNFPRVDQPLLFRLFDTSITLPHEDVIVSYTCKMADTTNCDMFLKLEVQAEDGSNQVWILREKEISKPQPNMTVYTPTEMVKDLPNATVSTNNGWATWNYCINCTAEVDVHVKSISFGLESTNAKGRQSVKIGQLQMIPKKDLESLATRDYVEEVKIEELSEEGRCRITWQCPSEAAVSYYNVYSTANGSKTLLGRSKTNCFYTETRYKGSVSIQPVFYSTIPGKTTVVK comes from the exons atttgTACAAGGTGCTGAGGATCCTCTGCCGTTCTGTTTTTACCACTGGCAGTACATTGACTCGTTTATCTACTTTAGCCATCATTTTGTCACTATTCCACCTGTAACTTGGATAAATGCAGCTCACAAACACGGAGTTAAATGTTATG GAACATTTATTACTGAATGGGATGAAGGGAAAGTTAGATGTCATAAAGTGATAGAATCTGAAGAGTCATTGAAGAAGGCAGCAGATAAATTGGTGGAGATAACAAAATACTTCCAGTTTGACGGCTGGCTTATCAACATTGAGAATGTTGTTGAT GGAGACAAAGTGGAGAACCTACGTAAGTTCGTGGAATACTTGACCAGCCAGATCCACCAAGCCATTCCAGGGTCAGAGGTGATATGGTATGACAGTGTCTTGAACACGGGTCAACTGAAGTGGCAAGATGAACTCAATGACAAAAATTG TATGTTTTTTGATGCCTGTGATGGAATTTTCTTGAACTACAACTGGAATGATGGGAAACTCCAAAACTCATTAGATTTGGCCAAGAACAAAGGAAGAGACATGGATGTATATGTGGGGATCGATGTGTTTGGTAGAGGATGTCTAGGAGGTGGGGGATACAACACTCTAGAG GCCCTAGCCGCAAttagaaaatttaatatgtCTGCTGCAATATTTGCTCCAGGATGGGTTTGGGAGACACAAGGAAAAGAAAGTTTCATAGAAAATGAGAACAG ATTCTGGCGTTTACTTGAAAGTTATCTGCCTTCGACCGAAATCATCAGCTTGCCACTATACACCACATTTTGCCAAGGATTCGGAAAGAAATATAACTTACTTGGTGAT GTGGTCCATGAGGGATCCTGGTACAATTTGTCCCTCCAGGAGAGACAGCCCATCTGTACAAATGCACAGTTCCCCGTAGTACCAGAGGACCAGCCTTCCATTATGCCCTGTACAGAGGATCCATTTAGTGGGGGTGCATGTTTAGAACTCAGTGGAAACTTCCCTAGGGTCGACCAGCCTCTGCTGTTTAG ATTATTTGATACATCCATTACCCTACCTCATGAAGATGTCATTGTGTCCTACACATGCAAAATGGCGGACACCACAAACTGTGATATGTTCTTAAAGTTAGAGGTCCAGGCAGAGGATGGATCAAATCAAGTATGGATTCTACGGGAGAAGGAAATATCCAAACCGCAACCAAACATGACAGTATACACTCCCACAGAAATGGTGAAAGACCTTCCAAATGCTACTGTATCTACCAACAATGGTTGGGCTACCTG GAACTACTGTATCAATTGTACGGCAGAAGTAGATGTTCATGTGAAGTCCATTAGCTTTGGGTTAGAGTCCACCAATGCCAAAGGCAGGCAGTCGGTCAAGATTGGGCAATTACAG ATGATACCAAAGAAAGATCTCGAGTCTCTTGCTACAAGAGATTACGTGGAGGAAGTAAAGATAGAGGAGTTGTCCGAGGAGGGAAGGTGCAGGATCACCTGGCAGTGCCCCTCAGAGGCGGCCGTCTCATACTACAACGTGTATTCTACAGCTAATGGGAGCAAAACTCTGCTGGGGCGGAGCAAAACAAACTGCTTTTACACCGAGACCAGGTATAAGGGCAGTGTGTCTATCCAGCCGGTATTCTATTCCACCATACCAGGAAAGACAACAGTTGTTAAATGA